The sequence TTGATTATGGTGTTTACAAAATAGATCGTAATGGCCAGTAAAGGCAGCGGCGATAATACCAGCAAGGTGAGTTTGGTATTCGTGCGCAGCATATAAAACACACTGAAACTGATGGTTACGGCCAGGTTGATGAAATACATGATCGCCGGTCCGGTATACATCCGTACACGACTTACATCTTCAGTGATCCGGTTCATTAAATCACCCGTGCTGTTCTTTTTATAAAAACTGAGGTCCAGCAACTGGTAGTGGTTATATACCTCATTCTTTTGTTCGTACTCAATGAAGCGACTCATGACTATAATCGTCTGCCGCATCAGGAACATAAAAAATCCGCGTAGCAGGGCAAGAACCAATAGGGTCAGTCCACAAACCAGTAACAAGCTGGAAAAACTGATCTGCCGGGTGAAAGCGATCATCCGGGTGACCATGGGATCATAGGCGTGGGTCGTGTTTTTAGCTACATAACCAGGCAAATGCTGCTCAACAGCATCAATGATATAGCCGGTAATCTGCGGTGCCAGTATGCCGAAATAGTTCGACAACATAATGAAAAAAATTCCCAGGAAAAAACGCGACCGGTACTTCCACAAATATTTATTTAGACTCGCCAGATGTTTCATGAAGCTGCGAAGGTAGGAAGAAAGCGGGAGTATGTTTTTTTCAGGGAATTATTCGTAATTTTTGCCCTCATCAACTTTAAAACCTATACATGCAAGCAGATCGTAGGAATTTCCTGAAACTATTAGGTGGACTAGCGCTAGGTTCAAGTGGCATCGGCAGCCTTTCTTCATTTGCACCAGGCACATCTGCCGGTCCGTATTTCTTTGAAATATCCCTGGCCGAATGGTCACTGCACAAGGCCCTTTTCGCTAAAAAAATCAACAACCTCGATTTTGCCGGTATCGCCCGGAAGGAATATGGTATTGGTGTAGTTGAGTATGTGAACCAGTTCTTCAAGGATAAAGCCAACGATACCACCTACCTGAATGAGATGCTCAAAAGGTGTAAGGATAATGACGTAAAAAACCATTTGATCATGATCGATGGTGAAGGAGAATTGGGCAACCTGAATGATGCAGAAAGAAAAATAGCTGTTGAAAACCATTATAAATGGGTAGATGCCGCAAAATACCTGGGCTGTGCAACCATTCGTGTAAATGCAGCCGGAACCGGCAAGCCGGAAGAAGTGGCCAAGGCTGCTGTGGACGGGTTATCGAGGTTAGGTGAATATGGCCGGAAAGTGGGTATCAATGTGATCGTTGAAAATCATGGTGGCTATTCTTCCAACGGTGAATGGCTGATGGGGGTCATGAAACAAATCGGGCTTAAAAATGTAGGTACCCTGCCCGATTTCGGCAACTTTTGTATGAACAGGAAACCGAATGACTGGACCACCTGCCTGGAAAGTTATGACCGGTATAAAGGCACGGCTGAAATGATGCCTTTCGCAAAAGGGGTCAGCGCCAAGACTAATAATTTTGATGCAAACGGCAATGAGACCGAAACAGATTATATGCGGATAATGAAGATCGTTAAAGATGCCGGCTTCCGTGGCTATGTAGGTATCGAATTTGAAGGAGAAACATTATCAGAAGATGAAGGCATCCGCAAGACCAAGGCCTTACTCGAAAAAGTGGGCAAGGCATTGGCCTAATGCCGTTTCTTAAATTGAATATGCCACATTCCCCTAAGGTCGCCTGGGGAAAAACCTTTCGCGAGGTCACCAGGATATACCGAATCAATTGTGTGTAACAATGCATTCGGTATATTTTTTTGTGGTTCCCCATGGCAGGTTAAACACATAGGTTGTAATAGGATCGGTTTGTAATAATCAACTACAGCTTCTTTTTCAATCACCATAGAAAAGACACTGTCGCCTTTTGCCATTG comes from Flavihumibacter fluvii and encodes:
- a CDS encoding sugar phosphate isomerase/epimerase family protein, translating into MQADRRNFLKLLGGLALGSSGIGSLSSFAPGTSAGPYFFEISLAEWSLHKALFAKKINNLDFAGIARKEYGIGVVEYVNQFFKDKANDTTYLNEMLKRCKDNDVKNHLIMIDGEGELGNLNDAERKIAVENHYKWVDAAKYLGCATIRVNAAGTGKPEEVAKAAVDGLSRLGEYGRKVGINVIVENHGGYSSNGEWLMGVMKQIGLKNVGTLPDFGNFCMNRKPNDWTTCLESYDRYKGTAEMMPFAKGVSAKTNNFDANGNETETDYMRIMKIVKDAGFRGYVGIEFEGETLSEDEGIRKTKALLEKVGKALA